From Thermincola ferriacetica:
TTTGATGTTGTCTATAATCCTATCAAAAGATTTACCCCGCAACGCGTCATGGGTTTTCCGCAGTCCGTCGATGCTTACCCAGATGATATCTGCATCCACATCAAGGGGTAGGGTACCGTTGGTGGTTACGCCAACACAGAAGAAATATCGTTTGGCTTCCCGTACCAAATCATGGATAGTTTTAGAACCGTCTTTCCATAACAAGGGTTCTCCGCCTTCAAAAATTAAAAGGCGGATACCCTTTTTATATAAAAAGGGGAACAATTCCCCGGCCTTCTGCCAGCTCAAATCAGGCGCCGGCCGCTGCCAGTAAGGACACTGGCGGCATGTCAACGTACACCTGTGGGTCAGTTTCATGCCCGACAGTATAGGCCTCTTGTCATTGAAAAATTTTGCCCTGATATAATACCGGGCCAGGTACAAAACCCGGGAAAGATTCATAAAGGCCCCCCTTCGATAGCCGGTTACCAGACTTAACCTATGTTTTAAACCACGGAGAACGCAGAGGACACTGAGATTAATTTTTAAAAGCAAAGCTTTCAGCAGCCATCTGTGACCAGCCGACTGCTATGTCCGGTAGCTGGCATTGATTTTCACATAATCATAGGAAAAGTCGCAGGTCCAGGCTTTGGCTGAAGCAGTACCTACATGCATATCAACTTTAATCAGGACTTCTTCCTGCATCAAAACTTCTTTAGCCTTTTCTTCGCTGAAGCCAAGGGCACAACCCTGTTCAGCCGTTTTTACGTCACCAATGTAAATATCAATTTTATCAGGTTCGAAATTAGCGCCGGAATAACCCACAGCACAAATAATCCGGCCCCAGTTCGCATCCTCGCCGTAAATCGCCGTTTTCACCAGGTTTGAGTTGGCAACAGCTTTGGCAGCTTTTTTCGCATCCTCTTCGGTATAAGCGTTAACAACCTGTATCTCTATCAGCTTGGTGGCCCCTTCCCCGTCTCTGGCAATCGATTTGGCCAGGTGTTCGCAAACATAATAGAGGGCTTGCTTAAAAACAGCATAATCTTCATTTTCCGTATCAATCAGTTTATTTCCCGCCATTCCGTTGGCCAAGGCCACTACCATATCGTTGGTACTGGTATCGCCGTCTACAGTAATCATATTAAAAGTTTGATTGACCACTTGTCTTAAAGCCTTATCCAACATGGCCGGACAAATTTGCGCGTCGCTGGTAATAAACCCTAACATGGTGGCCATGTTCGGGTGAATCATGCCTGAACCTTTGGCCATTGCGCCGATAACCACTTCAGCTTCACCCAGTTTAAAAGATACGGCTATTTCTTTTTCGACGGTATCGGTGGTCATGATTGCTTTGGCCGCCTTGTAACCACCGTCCCTGGATAATTCCGCCACGGCTTTTTCTATACCTGCCGTTATTTTATCCATGGGCAGTTGCACACCGATAACCCCGGTGGAAGTCACAATTACGTCTTCCGGCTGCAATTTCAGACACTCCGCCGCTGTTTTAACCATCTGCTGCGCATTCTGCAGGCCCTGTTCACCGGTACAGGCGTTGGCGTTGCCGCTGTTCACAACTACAGCCTGGGCTCTGCCGTCGGCAATATTTTGCATGGAAACCAACAATGGTGCAGCCTTGACCCGGTTGGTAGTGAAAACTCCTGCCGCAGATGCAGGGGTTTCAGAATATATAACGGCTAAATCTTTTTTATCCTTTTTGATATGGGCTGTTACGCCACTGGCCAAAAAGCCTTTTGGCGCCGTAATTCCGCCGTCAATTCGTTTTATCATTTTAATCACTCCGTCCTGGTTAATGTCCAATGGCTAGTAGCCAGGTCAGCAAAAAATAAAGATTTGACTTTTAATTTACGGCCACAAAGCCGGGTAATCCAAGCCCGTTTTTTCGGGCAAACCAAATAAAATATTCATGTTCTGGATCGCCTGTCCCGATGCTCCTTTAACCAGGTTATCTATAACAGAAACAACAATTACCCGGTTTGTTCTGGGGTCGTATTGCAGGCCAATATCGCAAAAATTGGACCCATACACGTATTTTGTCTGTGGATACCTTCCTTCCGGGTGAATCCGCACGAAAAACTCATCTTTATAAAAATCCCGGTAAATATTGAGCAATTCTTCGGTATCGGTGTCGATATTATGTAAACTAGCGTAAATGGTACTTAAAATTCCGCGTGTCATGGGAATCAAATGCGGGGTGAAAGAAACTCGGACATCAGTGCGGGCCAATTTGCTCAATTCCTGTTCAATCTCCGGGGTATGCCTGTGTACGCCAATGTTGTAAGCTTTTAAATTTTCATTACATTCGGCATAATGAAAAGCCAGATTAAGTCCCCGGCCGCCGCCGGAGACCCCTGATTTAGCATCAATGATCAGGGTTTCCACTTTAACCTGACCGTGTTTCAGCAAGGGGGCCAATCCCAGTATGATACTGGTTGGGTAGCACCCCGGATTACCGATTACCTGCGAGTTTTTTATTTCGTCCCGGTGAATCTCCGGCAGGCCGTAAACCGCTTTTTTGGCCAGTTCCGGCGTTTTATGCTCTATCTTGTACCATTCTTCGTAAACCCTTACATCATCAAAACGGTAATCAGCTCCCAGGTCAATAACTTTTTTCCCCTTTGCCGCGGCCGCCCCAACCACTTCCATGGAAACGCCGTGCGGTAAGGCAGTAAAAATCACATCACACTTGGCTAAAAGCTTATCCAAATCCTGTTCTTCACAGGCCAGGTCAATAAATCTTTCCGTATTGGGAAATATATCTGCATATCGCTGGTCCACGTAACTCTGGGAAGTTACACCGGCAATCCTGACCTGCGGGTGCCTGGATAAAAACCGCACCAGTTCGGTACCTGTGTAACCGGTGGCACCAACGATTCCTACATTAATCATAGACTATCCCTCCAAAATATGCAGTTTCGGCCCTCCGCTCAGCCCCAACCTATTGTTTCACCATTACAATGCTGATAGAGCTGCGAAAGTTGAACAAAGTTTTAATGCGGAGTTTAATAATTTATAATTATACATTATTTTTGCATAAACATGCAATAGGGTGCGATAAAAAATTTAATTTAGCTGCCTTTGGGTCTGGCCAGGCGCGCCCAGCCGGTAAAAATGGCCTGCAGGCGACCGGGGTCCCCCGTTAGGACCAGATAAACATGTATTGGTAGTGTGGCCAGGAACCACAACGCCACCAGGTAATGATAAAACCTGATGGTTTGCAGGTGCCCGAAAAAGGGATGGTTATTTACCCACACCGGGTAGTACAGCAAAAGGCCGGTACAAAACTGAAACAAAAAAGCTATCAGCCAGGAAGTGAAAATCAGTTTTTGCCCGGCATTGTACTTTTTATGTGGAGGTTCTTTTTGGGCAAGAAAAAGATAGTACTTAATAAGTTTAATGAATTCTTTAAAATCAGCCGGCTTAAACATAATGTTTTTGTAGTCTCCTGTCACCAGGGCGTAATAAAGCCGCAAAGCAACTATGCCGGCCGTAATAAAACCGGCTCCGAGCTGAATTATTTGCGCCGTTCTCAAAGTTACGTACGGTGCGGTTATGAAAGGGGAATGAATATATAAACCCGACAGCAACAGCGCTACCAGACCAAAAGCCAAAAGCCAGTGCAGAATTCTTATTCCCCTTGGTTGTATAAGAACCTTTTGACCAGGCATGCAAAAACCTCCTCAGATAACGAATTGCTTGATTTCACCCTGCGGATTAACCATATGCACCGCACAGGCCAGGCATGGATCAAAGGCCCTGGCTATTCTGCCCACCTCAATGGGTTGGTGAATATCTTCCACCGGCGTACCGATTAAGGCCTGTTCGATAGGCCCGTAAGTACCTGTTCCGTCTCGGGGGGAACAGTTCCAGGCTGACGGGGTAATGATCTGGTAATGGCTGATTCGTCTGTTTTCTACCCGTACCCAGTGCCCCAGAGCGCCGCGCATGGCTCCCGTTAATCCCACCCCGATGTGTTCACCCCCCGGTATCTCATAAGGTTGATATACGGGCAGGTCAGGGTTAAGTTCTTTCACCCACTGTTTCATAAGCTCTGCAGCCATTTTTAATTCCAGATACCTGGCCATTAAACGGTCCATGGTGGAGATTCCGTGCCTGTACTCACCCGTCATCCACATATGGGCCAGAGGACCCACCTCAACAGGTTCATCTTCATACCTGGGCGCTTTACACCACGAATAAGCCACGTTTTTATCCGCCTCAGGAACAGTGCTGCCCCTGTCGGGGTGGGTTGGCTCTTTATCCAGATACCATGAAAATGTTACATATTCTTTAATTTTTGTAAGATCAACAGGTTCTATTTTCCCCCGCCGCACAATACCGAAGGGGACTACCCACTTATCTCTCATTTTGGGAATCTGAAAATTTCCAAAGGCCATTAAATTCTTAACCCCAACTCCCAGTTTATAATAATCGCTATAGTTTTCAGCTATGGTTTCCATATCAGGGATCAGTTTGTTTGAAATGAACTCGCTGACCTCGTGGAGCATAGAGGAAAACTTGTAAATCATATCCATAGTTGGTCTGACGGTGTGCCCCCCTGGAACAATGCCGTGCTGGTGGGGAACTTTCCCACTGACCAGAGTAACCATTTCATGACATTTTCTGGCATATTCAAAGTGCTCCATATAATGTTTGAAAATGCGCTCATTGTCTTTCTTTGACAAACGAAAGTCCCGCCGGTACCTGGGAACAAAGGGTGGAAAATCAGGTCCTTCGACCCAGTCGGCAATTCCCAGTAAATAAAAATGCCGGATATGATTCTGCAGCAAATCTGCCCCAAATGTCAGATTGCGCATCAGGATACCGTTTGGGGGCACTTCAATGCCCAGGGCATCTTCCAGGGCCAAAGAAGCAGCCAGGGCATGAACGGAAGAACAAATACCGCATATCCGCTGTGTAAGGTAAGCGGCATCCCTGGGATCACGGCCAATTAAGATAAGTTCGAGACCCCTGAAATATATTCCGCTGCTCTTGGCATCAACAATCTTACCGTTGTCTACGGTTATTTCTATGTTCCAGAATCCGTTAATACGCGTGATGGGACTGATTTTTTTGGTAACTGCCACTATCTACCCTTCCTTTTAGGTAAATATTTTATCAGAGCGCCATACCATTTCTGCTTGGGCAGTGCGTTATTGACCTGCAACTGTTTCCAATGCCTTTTCAGGCCGATTTGTTTGGCCCTGCCTGCGGGCTTAAGCTTAATAACTCTTTTGTTACCCGTTGACCCGGGTACAATGCCACTTAAACCTGTAGGTTTTGCCTCCGTACCCCCGATTAAACGTTGGCCGATGCGCCCCGATACGGTACTGGCTACCAGGTGCGCACTAATACCGGCGGTGACTGCGCCGGCTACCCCCAACCCTATAGCATCAGTGGATGCCCTGATACCCAGTGGCACCGCATCGGGCAGGTGCTCAAAAAAGGGGCTCATGGCATCAGGAAACCCCGGTTCAACACAGCCTATACACGGGGAATTGGCCCCGACCGGCCAATTTACATGCTCACTGTTCCATTGCCGGGTTGGGCAATCGGCAAAGGTAACGGGACCTTTGCAGCCTATTTTGTAGGTACAAGCCTCTTCGCCAGGTCTGGAAGCAAAATTACCGTTATCAAAATGCTGCCGCCGGGGACACCAGTCATGTATCCGCTTCCCGTAAAACATGGTCGGACGCCGGTATCCGTCCAGATCCGGCATTCCATAGAGTATTAGATGAATCAAAGTACCAACGCACCAGTCAGGATTAACCGGACACCCCGGCACGTTCACTACCGGCTCCTCTATTACGTCCATAACCGGTTTTGATCCGCTGGGGTTGGGTTTGGCAGCGTAAGGACCACCAAAACTGGCGCAAGTACCCAGGCTCATAATGTATTTAGCATTACCTGCAGCAAGTTTGATGGCCTCCAGGCTGGTCAAGGGCCGGCCGTCGGGGCAATATCCGATGAGACTGTAATAACCGTTCGCCTTGGTCGGAACAGTACCTTCCGCGATAAGAATGTAACGCCCCCGTTCCTGTTCGATAGTTTGGAAAAGATACTCTATGGCCTGGTCACCTTCGCCGAACATGATACTGTTACTGAACCTGAGTTCAATAATATCAAACAGCAGTTCCCGCATACCGGGGTGAAGGGTATTGAGAGCAGAAAAAACATTGCCTGAACAGGTCATCATCTCCAACCAGATGACCGGCACTTTGGCTTTTCCCGCAAATGCCGCCGCCAGTTCTGGCACCACAAAATCCGCTGCATAAATACCGGCGGTCAATCCGCCCATCAATTTGATAAACTCCCGCCGTGACAGCATATTATCTGCCTCCCCGGTGATAACACTATCAGATAGTATGGCCGTAGTTAAAATCAATTATGCCGGTCCCAAGGAAAGCGCAGGTGGAATGGGAAAACCGCTGCACCAGTAGAACAACCGTTGCTCCAGGGCTACGCCTTCCTTCGATCTCGGAAGGGGTAGGTGGGGTTCTCCGCTACCAAGGAGCTTTGTGCTGCAAAACCTGGCCAGGCAGGCAGCGTTCCCGAACTCGATGGCTCATGTTGCATTTCTCAAAAGCCAGGCCGCCTCCCGTCCGGCTACTCAACTTAACTTGAGTGCCGGACTTCCCGGCGGCCTTCGCCATCTTCAAACATGCGGGAATCCCTTGCCTGCCTGGCTGCGGTTTTGCGGGCACAATTGCTCCTTAACGCGCCCGTAACCTTGAAGCAATAGTTGTTTTGCCTCCATAGCGGTTAGCGGACTTCCTGGTAAGGGTTTGCAGCACCAAGCTCCCAGGTAGCGGAGATACCCTTCTGCCCTGCCGCTGCTGTCAAGACCTTTAACCTCTCCTTTTTTGCGGACTTGCCTTCAATTTCTTTTCCATGTGGGCCTTTTTGACCGCCCGGATAAAGAGGTTATACATTTCAATCCGATTATTAATTTCCTTCAATACTTTAGCTTTGTTCAACTTTACTCCGCCTCCCCATAAGTCTATCGACTATAGGTTAGCCAAAATTATCCAGCCTTAAACTGCAATTTCAGTTAATTCTTTTATGACTGCCGTAGTTCTTCGGACTGCCGGTATGGTTCGGAATCGGCGGATAAATCAGGCAATTTATCCCGAGATCGGTGGGCTCCTTTTATGTTGATAATGGCGGTCCCCGTAAATATTAAAATCATGCCGATAATCATGAACCCGTTCAATTCTTCTTCCATGATCAAAACACCCAATAAGGTTGCTATGGCCGGAGTAATCAGCGAGGTATAGCTTAAGGCAGTAACTTCCATACGTAAGATTAAATGGTTGTATAAATAAAAAGCCACTGCCGACCCGAATAAACTCAGGTACATAAAAGCCGCCAACCCCCGCCAGGTGAAGTGCACCGCTGCACCATATTCAACGGGGAGGGCTACTAGGAGTAAAACTGCGGCGGCAGTAAGCATCTGTACTGTGACGGCAGCCAGGGGTTCTACTGAGGAACGTTTTTTCACGTGTACACCGGCCAGAGCATATACCGCGGCAGCAACCACAATGGCTATTTCCCCCATTATTTTTCCGGAACCCAACTCCGACAGGCTTTCGTAAAACAGCAACAGAACTCCCGCAAACCCGATGATTGAACCAAACACCTTGCGCAGCGTAATCCTTTCACCAATAAACATGGCGGCGAAGATAATACTGAAAAAGGGCAGGGACGCATTGAGAACTGCCGTCAGGCCCGAGGGTATGTATTGTTCGCCCCAGTAAATAAGCCCGTAAGAAATGCCGTTTAGAAGGCCAAAGACGAAGGATGGAGATAGCTTCCTCCATTCGCCTGGAAATGAGACTTTGGCAAACTTCATGGCCGCCAAAAGTACAAAACCCGCCAGCAAAAAACGTAAACCGGCGGAAAAAAATGGCGGAAAAGAACCCAAATTTATTTTTATGGCCATCCAGGTAGAACCCCAAATCAAACACAAGGCAGCAAAAAATACAGCGTTCACATAGCAAAACCCCTTTGTTTGTATAATTATCTGGTGCTAAAATTAATAAAATTATTATAGCACTAAATTTTATAGAAAGGTAAGGAAAACTTATTTCTTTTGCTTTTTATGATAAATATTAAATATTTCATGGCAACATAACGAGGCCACCATCCGGCAGGGGCAATCAAACTTTTCCTGATATTTTTCGCGAAGGCGGGTTGCAAAAGTGAGGATTTTCTTTTGCAACTTTGTCCATTTTTATTATGCAATAAACAGCCACGGCAACAGCGAAAATGAATTTAGGAAAGATGGTGCGTGGTGCGGTTAAATGAGCACCAATCCGCTATTTTTGGAATAATGATTTGGTGCAGATTTCACCCCGCCGCCACCCCGAAATCAGGGGTGGGCGGTTATATTTTTGCCCTTTTATAAAAGAAAAACTTCAAGAGAATATATGTGTAAACTCCCTTGAGGCTGGGTGGCAAGTTTACAAACATTATTTTCTTTTTTTGAAACGGATATAAACTAGGCTTCCAATTAATAGCACACCCCATAAAACCCAAAACCCTAAACTGTCCCAGATTTTTTCGCTTAGACCTGGTATATAGCCATACATAGCATACCTCC
This genomic window contains:
- the argJ gene encoding bifunctional glutamate N-acetyltransferase/amino-acid acetyltransferase ArgJ, which encodes MIKRIDGGITAPKGFLASGVTAHIKKDKKDLAVIYSETPASAAGVFTTNRVKAAPLLVSMQNIADGRAQAVVVNSGNANACTGEQGLQNAQQMVKTAAECLKLQPEDVIVTSTGVIGVQLPMDKITAGIEKAVAELSRDGGYKAAKAIMTTDTVEKEIAVSFKLGEAEVVIGAMAKGSGMIHPNMATMLGFITSDAQICPAMLDKALRQVVNQTFNMITVDGDTSTNDMVVALANGMAGNKLIDTENEDYAVFKQALYYVCEHLAKSIARDGEGATKLIEIQVVNAYTEEDAKKAAKAVANSNLVKTAIYGEDANWGRIICAVGYSGANFEPDKIDIYIGDVKTAEQGCALGFSEEKAKEVLMQEEVLIKVDMHVGTASAKAWTCDFSYDYVKINASYRT
- the argC gene encoding N-acetyl-gamma-glutamyl-phosphate reductase, translated to MINVGIVGATGYTGTELVRFLSRHPQVRIAGVTSQSYVDQRYADIFPNTERFIDLACEEQDLDKLLAKCDVIFTALPHGVSMEVVGAAAAKGKKVIDLGADYRFDDVRVYEEWYKIEHKTPELAKKAVYGLPEIHRDEIKNSQVIGNPGCYPTSIILGLAPLLKHGQVKVETLIIDAKSGVSGGGRGLNLAFHYAECNENLKAYNIGVHRHTPEIEQELSKLARTDVRVSFTPHLIPMTRGILSTIYASLHNIDTDTEELLNIYRDFYKDEFFVRIHPEGRYPQTKYVYGSNFCDIGLQYDPRTNRVIVVSVIDNLVKGASGQAIQNMNILFGLPEKTGLDYPALWP
- a CDS encoding cytochrome b/b6 domain-containing protein; translation: MPGQKVLIQPRGIRILHWLLAFGLVALLLSGLYIHSPFITAPYVTLRTAQIIQLGAGFITAGIVALRLYYALVTGDYKNIMFKPADFKEFIKLIKYYLFLAQKEPPHKKYNAGQKLIFTSWLIAFLFQFCTGLLLYYPVWVNNHPFFGHLQTIRFYHYLVALWFLATLPIHVYLVLTGDPGRLQAIFTGWARLARPKGS
- a CDS encoding nickel-dependent hydrogenase large subunit; the protein is MAVTKKISPITRINGFWNIEITVDNGKIVDAKSSGIYFRGLELILIGRDPRDAAYLTQRICGICSSVHALAASLALEDALGIEVPPNGILMRNLTFGADLLQNHIRHFYLLGIADWVEGPDFPPFVPRYRRDFRLSKKDNERIFKHYMEHFEYARKCHEMVTLVSGKVPHQHGIVPGGHTVRPTMDMIYKFSSMLHEVSEFISNKLIPDMETIAENYSDYYKLGVGVKNLMAFGNFQIPKMRDKWVVPFGIVRRGKIEPVDLTKIKEYVTFSWYLDKEPTHPDRGSTVPEADKNVAYSWCKAPRYEDEPVEVGPLAHMWMTGEYRHGISTMDRLMARYLELKMAAELMKQWVKELNPDLPVYQPYEIPGGEHIGVGLTGAMRGALGHWVRVENRRISHYQIITPSAWNCSPRDGTGTYGPIEQALIGTPVEDIHQPIEVGRIARAFDPCLACAVHMVNPQGEIKQFVI
- a CDS encoding hydrogenase small subunit gives rise to the protein MLSRREFIKLMGGLTAGIYAADFVVPELAAAFAGKAKVPVIWLEMMTCSGNVFSALNTLHPGMRELLFDIIELRFSNSIMFGEGDQAIEYLFQTIEQERGRYILIAEGTVPTKANGYYSLIGYCPDGRPLTSLEAIKLAAGNAKYIMSLGTCASFGGPYAAKPNPSGSKPVMDVIEEPVVNVPGCPVNPDWCVGTLIHLILYGMPDLDGYRRPTMFYGKRIHDWCPRRQHFDNGNFASRPGEEACTYKIGCKGPVTFADCPTRQWNSEHVNWPVGANSPCIGCVEPGFPDAMSPFFEHLPDAVPLGIRASTDAIGLGVAGAVTAGISAHLVASTVSGRIGQRLIGGTEAKPTGLSGIVPGSTGNKRVIKLKPAGRAKQIGLKRHWKQLQVNNALPKQKWYGALIKYLPKRKGR
- a CDS encoding DMT family transporter; translated protein: MNAVFFAALCLIWGSTWMAIKINLGSFPPFFSAGLRFLLAGFVLLAAMKFAKVSFPGEWRKLSPSFVFGLLNGISYGLIYWGEQYIPSGLTAVLNASLPFFSIIFAAMFIGERITLRKVFGSIIGFAGVLLLFYESLSELGSGKIMGEIAIVVAAAVYALAGVHVKKRSSVEPLAAVTVQMLTAAAVLLLVALPVEYGAAVHFTWRGLAAFMYLSLFGSAVAFYLYNHLILRMEVTALSYTSLITPAIATLLGVLIMEEELNGFMIIGMILIFTGTAIINIKGAHRSRDKLPDLSADSEPYRQSEELRQS